Below is a window of Desulfosoma caldarium DNA.
AATGCACAGAAGAATGTCGTGAGCGCGAGCGTCGCTGCGTGTGAGGTAGTGGCAGTCGTTGGTAGCCACCAGAGGTAGGCCGGTCTCTTTGGCCAGGGCAATGATTTTTTCGTTTACTATGGCCTGTTCGGGAATGCCGTTGGCTTGAATTTCCAGAAAGAAGCGGTCCTCGCCAAAAATTTCTTGGTATTCTCGAGCTGCACGACGCGCGGCGTCCGCTCTGTCGTGCAAAAGTTCCATAGCCACCTCCCCTTTCAGGCAACCAGACAGAGCGATGAGGCCTTCGTGATGAGCGCGAAGCAGTTCCTTGTCAGCTCGAGGTTTGTAATAGAACCCTTCCAAGTATCCTAGAGTGACGATTTTCAGAAGGTTTTTGTAACCGGTGAGGTCTTGAGCCAGCAGGATCAGATGCTGATTCCTGTCGTCGTCGGCTCCATTTGTTGCCGTTCCGGCAGGACCAAAAGCGCCTCGCGTATGACGGCCTCTGGGCGCAAGATAGATTTCGCAGCCGATGATAGGTTTGATTCCTGCCTTTTTAGCTTTTTCGTAGAATTCCAGAGCCCCGAACATGTTGCCATGGTCGGTGACGGCCACGGCATGCATTTCAAATTCCTTGGCTTTGTGAACGAGATCGTCCAAGCGAATGGCGCCGTCCAGAAGACTGTACTGGCTGTGTACATGCAAGTGAACAAAAGGTGGCATGCCTCCTCCTCACCCATTCTTCACCCTGATCGTCCCGTAGCGTGGCCACTTCCGAGTCAGCCCATATCTGAAAAGCGCTCGATCTTTCCTTCATGATCCTGTAGGTTAGATCGCCTTGCCTTGGGGTTGGGAATGGGTTTTCGATCAAAGTTGAACAGAGAATACGGACCGTCGGCACGCCGACGCTGGAAAGCGCTTAGCAGTCGCTCCCACTGTCCGGCTTCCATCGGCGTGAAGCTTTCGCCCAAGTCTATGAGGAACGTGCGGTACCCCATGGCTTCCAGTTCGGGAACTTTCTCAAACCAATTGCAGGGCCGGTCAGCATAAAGGGCGGCCAGAGGCCCTTCCCTACGATACACATAGACGTCTCCGCGCAGTGTTCTGAGCGGTCGGTTTTCCAAAAGGGGCGGCTGAATCCGGGAAAGAAACAGCGAAGGCCGGCCATACACCGACACGACGGGAATTGAAGGCACGGGGTCTGCGACGATCTCACGAAGTTCGTCTCGCGTGATTTCCCACGACAGCACCACGCAACGACAACCGGCCTCCGCCACGGCCGCCATGGCGGCCTTGTTGCGCACATTCATGCGGGATCCCGCGACGAGAAAAATCTTTTCGCTTTCAAACATCCAGTCCAGGTGGCTCCAGTTGTTGATCTCCCAAGCTCGATAACCTTTGGACACATACCAGGCCACGGCCTTACGGTAGTACTCCACGTCCTTTTCAAATAGGACGGGGGGAAGAGCCCAGCCGAATCGTTTTTTTTGCGCTTCGTGCAGGCGTCTCTTAGCCACCTTTTCCAGGTTCTCTCGGCTGGCCACAAGCCAGACCCTCTGAGCGGGTGAGCTCATGGCACGCCCGAGATCGGAGAGCGAACGGATCTTTATCCATAGAGACGGCGTCAGTCGCCGCACATTTAATGGCCCGCGGAAGAAATGCTCCTCGAGGGACTCATGGCGGTTCCACTGATGGCGGTAAGAAAGGGGCCGAGGGGCGTCCCGAACAATGGATTGCCAGAGCTTGTTTACTGGTAGTGGTTTTCTTCCGATGCGAAAAAGACGAGCCCCCGTAACGAGTTCCACGGGGGTCCTCGTGGTGAAGAGCACGGAACCCCGGGCCGAGGTCTCCTCCATGAACGTTCCATCTTGAGCCTGAATACCGTCTAGAACGAAAGAGGGCGCTTCTTTGCCATCGGGGGATTCCGGGCGCAATCGGTCGCCCACGCGCACCGGATGGCGAAGATCGACCTTCAGCCCGTCGAGGCCTACGGACCTGACGGTCGCGACCCACAGGCCACTGGATCCGGAACGGTGCGGACTGAGGATTTCTTTCGAGGGATCTTTGCCGAAAAAAGCGTCGGTGAGGCGGCGTGCTGGCGCTCGAGTGAGCCAATCGCGGGCTTCTTCCACGGCCACGTGAACTCGGTCGTCGGGAGTGTCTAACACGTGTCGGTAGGCGCGAACCACGGTGGCGATGTATTCGGCATCCTTCATGCGCCCTTCGATCTTCAGGGCGGCCAGGCCGAGTTTCCTCAGGTGAGGAAGGTGAGCCAGGGCGGAAAAATCGTTGCAGGAAAAGAAATACCCGGATTTTCGGTCTTGGACGTAACGAAGACGACAGGGTTGCACACACCGGCCTTGCAGACCGCTGTGCCCGCCGCGAAAACTGCTGGCCAAACAAAGCCCGGAAATGGAGTAGCA
It encodes the following:
- a CDS encoding peptidase U32 family protein, with the protein product MPKKPRTLHGSGSVLPELLAPAGHWEALWAAVENGADAIYLGLKNFSARAHAVNFTLDDLARLLPFTHRRGVAVYVALNSVVTGQEIPSVMDTLQALSDLGVDALIVQDPGLFFLCRHHFPSLPLHASTLTAVHNSAGVNVLERLGARRIVLARELTLEEIQAIRRKTQAELEIFVHGALCYSISGLCLASSFRGGHSGLQGRCVQPCRLRYVQDRKSGYFFSCNDFSALAHLPHLRKLGLAALKIEGRMKDAEYIATVVRAYRHVLDTPDDRVHVAVEEARDWLTRAPARRLTDAFFGKDPSKEILSPHRSGSSGLWVATVRSVGLDGLKVDLRHPVRVGDRLRPESPDGKEAPSFVLDGIQAQDGTFMEETSARGSVLFTTRTPVELVTGARLFRIGRKPLPVNKLWQSIVRDAPRPLSYRHQWNRHESLEEHFFRGPLNVRRLTPSLWIKIRSLSDLGRAMSSPAQRVWLVASRENLEKVAKRRLHEAQKKRFGWALPPVLFEKDVEYYRKAVAWYVSKGYRAWEINNWSHLDWMFESEKIFLVAGSRMNVRNKAAMAAVAEAGCRCVVLSWEITRDELREIVADPVPSIPVVSVYGRPSLFLSRIQPPLLENRPLRTLRGDVYVYRREGPLAALYADRPCNWFEKVPELEAMGYRTFLIDLGESFTPMEAGQWERLLSAFQRRRADGPYSLFNFDRKPIPNPKARRSNLQDHEGKIERFSDMG